A window of Cytophagales bacterium genomic DNA:
ACTGAATGACCGACAACCGATGAAGAATAAAAATAATGGATGAAACCACGAATTACACGAATTACACAAATTAAATTAGTGTAATTATTAATTAGTGTAATTCGTGTAATTAGTGGTTTCATTATGACCGACAACTGAATAACCGTAAAACCGGTAACTGAAAACCGATCCCGAGTACTCGGGAGAGAAACTGTATTATTTGTGAAAATTCTACGGGTTTAACAATAATTTCGTAAATTTGTCATTATAAATCAATAACCGATCATGATCGAAATAATCATCAAAGTACTTTCCAAAGTCTTTGGCAGTAAGTCAGAAAAGGATATCAAGAAACTTATCCCTATCATTGAATTGATCAAAGATGAGTTTAGTAAGCTTCAGGAAATTTCAAATGATGAGCTTAGAGCAAAGACCACGGAAGTAAAGGCTTTTATTGATGAAAGGCTCAAAGCAACCGATGAACAAATTGCTGGGCTGAACCAGAAGATAGAAGATGATCCTGAAATGGTTATCTATGAAAAGGAGGAGATCTTTAACCAGGTTGACAAATTAGAAGAAGGCAGAAACGAGCAATTAGAAGATGTATTAATGGAAGCCCTTCCAAAAGCTTTTGCCATCGTGAAGGAAACTGCCAGGAGGTTTAAAGAGAACGAACAATTAGAAGTTACCGCCACATTTCATGATAAAAAAATTGCCGGTGAGAAAAGTCATGTAGAGATAAAGGGCGAAAAGGCTGTCTGGTATAATAAGTGGGATGTGCGGGGTAATGAAACAACCTGGGATATGGTACATTATGATGTTCAGCTTGTAGGCGGCATCGTGCTGCACCAGGGAAAGGTTGCCGAAATGGCTACCGGTGAAGGAAAAACATTGGTCGCAACTTTACCATCCTTCCTCAATGCACTTGCTAAAAGAGGCGTGCATATCGTTACGGTAAATAATTACCTGGCAACCAGGGATGCTGAATGGATGGGCCCGATCATTGAATTTCACGGGCTTACGGTTGATTGCATTGATAAATATGAACCCAACTCCGAAGAAAGAAAAAATGCCTACAACGCAGATGTAACCTATGGCACCAATAACGAATTCGGCTTTGACTACCTGCGTGATAACATGGCAAGGAACCCGGATGATCTGGTACAGAGAAAACTCCATTATACCATGGTAGATGAAGTTGATTCTGTACTTATTGATGATGCACGAACGCCTTTGATCATTTCCGGTCCTGTTCCAAAGGGGGATGAACATGAGTTTTATGAGCTCAGGCCCAGGATTGCCCGCCTTTTTGAAGCACAAAAGAAAGTGGTAGGCAGTTTTTTAAATGAAGCAAAAAACAAATTAAGCGAAAAGGGCGATAAGGAAGGAGGGCACGCACTTTTCAGGGCATTCAGGGGACTTCCCAAATATAAACCCCTGATCAAATACCTGAGTGAACCAAATATCAAAGCAAAATTACTGAAAACCGAAAACTTTTATTTGCAGGACAATCAGAAAATGATGCCTGAGGCAGATGCTCCTCTTTACTTTACGATTGATGAAAAAAATAATACCATAGACCTTACTGAGAAAGGAATCGACCTGATAACTGGTGAAGGAGAAGACCAGCATTTCTTCATCTTACCTGATATTGGTTCTGAAATTGCCGTTATAGAAAACGATAAAGCGATTTCAGATGAAGATAAGCTTCAAAAGAAAGAGGATCTCCTGAAGAATTATGCCGCCAAATCCCAAAGAATCCATGCTGTCAATCAGTTGTTAAAAGCCTATACGCTCTTTGAAAAAGATGTTGATTACATCCTGGTAGATGGCAAAGTAAAGATAGTTGATGAGCAGACAGGCCGTGTTTTGGAAGGCAGACGGTATTCGGATGGCTTGCACCAGGCGATAGAAGCCAAAGAAAATGTAAAAGTAGAAGATGCTACACAGACCTACGCTACCGTTACCTTGCAGAATTATTTCAGAATGTACCACAAACTCTGCGGTATGACAGGTACTGCAGAAACAGAAGCTGGCGAACTCTGGGAAATCTATAAGCTTGACGTAGTGGTTATTCCAACCAATGAGCCTTGTATCAGGGATGACAGGCAAGACTTTGTATATAAGACTATGAGGGAAAAGTATAATGCTGTGGCTGATGAGATCGCAGCGCTTTCCAAAGAGGGAAGGCCATCGCTCTTAGGTACAACTTCCGTAGAAAATTCAGAGCTGTTAAGCAGGATGTTGAAATTAAGAAATATCAAACACCAGGTGTTGAATGCCAAATTTCATCAAAAGGAAGCTGAAGTTGTCGCTAATGCAGGAGTTTCCGGTACTGTTACAATTGCAACCAACATGGCGGGTCGTGGTACGGATATTAAGCTTGCTCCTGAATCAAGAGATGCTGGCGGGCTTGCCATCATCGGGACAGAAAGGCACGAATCAAGGCGTGTAGACAGGCAGTTGAGAGGTCGTTCAGCCAGGCAGGGAGATGCCGGAACTTCCCAGTTCTTTGTATCGCTTGAAGATAACCTGATGCGGCTTTTTGGCTCTGACAGGATTGCGAGGATCATGGACAGGCTTGGTATTGAAGAAGGTGAAGTGATACAGCATTCAATGATCAGCAAATCAATTGAAAGAGCGCAGAAAAAGGTAGAACAAAACAACTTCGGAGTCCGGAAAAGATTATTGGAATATGATAATGTGATGAATTCGCAGCGGGAAGTGGTCTATAAAAGAAGAAAAAATGCCCTTTTTGGAGATAGGCTTGAAGTAGATATCCTCAATATGCTCTATGATGCGTGTGAAGATATTGTGCTGAATAACCAGGCGCCAGGCAATATTGAGAATTTCAAGCTTAATGTGATCAAAACGTTAGCGCTCAATACTGAAATTGGGGAGGAGGAATTTGAAAAATTAAAAGCTGATGACCTGACACAAAAACTTTATGATGAAGCCTATATCTTCTATAATCGTAAGAAGCAGGCAATAGCAGAAAAATCGTTCCCGGTAATTAAAAATATCCATAAAACCAGAGGCGCTACCATTGAAAATGTAGTCGTGCCTTTTACCGATGGCATCAAACAGATCGCTGTAGTTGCCAACCTTAAAAAATCTGTTGAAACCAAATGTGTTGAGCTGGTAACCTCCATGGAAAAGTTCATCTCGCTGGCAATCATTGACCAGGCGTGGACCGAGCATTTGCGGGCAATGGATGACCTGAAGCAATCTGTTCAAAGCGCTGTTTATGAACAAAAAGACCCGCTCCTGATCTATAAATTTGAGGCATTTGAGCTTTTTAAACAAATGATTGGCAAGGTAAATGAGGAAACCATCTCATTCCTGTTCAGAGCAGATATACCTGTGCAGGAACCCGAACAGGTACAGGAAGCAAAGAGACCCGCCAGTATGCAGAATTTGAAGGAAAATAAGGAAGATAGCCAATCATTATTGACGAATGGCCAGCCTGAAATGGCAACTAATCGTCAGGCTGCTGAAGCGACTATGCCGGCAAAATCAGAGAAAATTGTTGGCAGAAATCAAAAAGTAACCGTGCAATATGCAGATGGTACTGTAAAAAAAGACATAAAGTTCAAAAAGATAGAAGACGATATCAGGAGTAATAAATGTGTGCTGGTGGAAGAATGATTCTCTATAAAAAAATTAATCTCTAAGGGGATTAACTTGTCGTCTCGGAATTTCAAAATTTTTTGTATTCGTGTTACCGCTCGTTTATTCTTCAAGCTTTTCTTCTAATTACTTTTACAAATTGTTACCTGCTGGGCTTATGTTTTTACGTTCAATTCAATCAATTCATAGCTTGTACTCCTTCCACCGCCTTCTGATTTTCTTAATATTTTTTTATTCATCAAATCTTGAATGTCACGTAATGCGGTGTCAGTTGAACATTTAGCAACTTTTGCCCATTTAGAAGAAGTCAACTTCCCATCAAATCCATCTAATAATTTGTTTAACAGAAGTTTTTGCCTGTTATTTTGAAGTTTATCTGCATTCTTGTTCCAAAATCTATGTTTGAATATTACTTTTCTTAGAGTTTGATTTGATGAATTTAAAGAGTTTAGTAAGCAGTTTAAAAACCATTCAATCCAATTCGTTATATCAACAGTTCCTTTTTGTGTTTTTTCCAAAACATTGTAATATTCCTTTCTTTCTCTACGAATTTGTGCAGACATGCTATAAAATCTCTGAGAAATTCCATCGGATTTGGCTAAAAGCATATCCGTAATCGCACGAGCAATTCTACCATTCCCATCTTCAAATGGATGCAAGGTTATAAACCATAAATGTGCTATGCCCGCTTTTATGACCAGGTCTTGGTCATCATTGTCATTAAACCAAATTAAAAACTGATTTATTTCATTTTCGATTTCAGAAGCATCAGGCGCTTGATAATGAACTTTTTCTTTTCCAAGTGCGCCAGATACTACTTGCATAGGACCAGTTGAATCATCCCTCCAATTGCCAACTATAATTTTATACATTCCGCTTCGTTCTGTTGGAAAAAGTGCAAAATGCCAATCAAAAAGTCTTTCTCTGGTTAACGGTTTATCAAAGTTTTGAGTTGCATCAAGCATCATGTCCACGGCTCCGTCAACATCTCTGTCTGATGGAATTAGTCCTGAAACATCCATTCCTAATCTACGGGCAATAGAAGAACGAACTTGTTCAGGATTTAGGATTTTACCTTCAATTTCTGTAGTTTTTAAAACGTCAAGAGTAAGGGTTTCCAGAACCGCCTCACTACGTAATTCAAAACCAAGGGATTCCATTTTTCCGACTAATTTCCCTTGGAGATTACGAACCTTACCCAATAGTGGTAACAATTTTTCATTGTTCCAATTAAAGTTAGGCCAACTGTCTTTTTGATAGATATAAACTTTCATTCTCCGCAATATTTGCGACAAAAGTAAGATTTATTCACCGCATTTAAAATTAAATCATGCATAATTTACGATGAATATTCTATTTTTTTTTATACATCCCGAGTACTCGGGAGCAATTGACAGTTGGCCCGGAACCCCTATAAAAATTCATGAGGAAGCAAAGAAGAAAATAAAAAAAGAAAAAAGATTGAGCGTGGGACGTGAAAAAGCAAGTTATGTTAAGACGGAATACGGTCGGGTATCATATCAAAGAAAAAGAGGAACGATACAAAAGTTAAGACGAAGGAACCGATGACGAAGATACCGATATTGATTTAATTTTCTTCAACTCTCGTAATTTTCATTTTGCCTTTATACATTTTACAAATTTCAAAATTATCTATACACACACTTTTTGGTTTATACTGGTGAATTAAAGCAACGGTACACTCATCAACCCAATGATGAATAAATGCTACATGCCCACGTTTGAATTTCTGTTCCTCAAATGGGTCAGTAAAGGATAATATAGTACCTCTTTTAATCAGTATCTTATCACCGGGGCACAAAGTCAAATCATACGGTATTCGCTCCCATAAAGGAGAGAACCTGCCAGCCCAAGAAGGAAATTTATCTTTCCATTGAAAAGTTAAAACGTATTTTTCCTCATTGTCAAAAAATTTATTCAATACATAATTAGTAAAATGACGACAATGACCTCCACCTACTTTTTTCCCTAAAAGACTATCGCAAATCTCAATAATTCTTTTATTTGCTTGGGAATACCCACAAGCCCAACATAAGCTAAATAACAATATAATAACTATCTTTTTCATAATTAAGCTGTTATTAAATGAATTATCTAAATACCTGAGTGCCATAGACATCAGCATAATGCCACATTACGTGTCCATGTATGTTGTATCTTATTGTTTCTCTTTTACAGAAACCAACTCCTGTAAAAAGATAATCCCGGCTAAGCATATTCTGCCTGTGTCCTTTTGATGTCAGCCAACTCCAGTAGAATTCAAATGCTGCAACACCAACTCTGTCATAATGGTGGGTATAAAAAATCCATACAACATTCTCGCCTGAAAAATTGTACTTTTTATGTCTTTTATTAAAATTATCATGACTCATACTATCAATTTCAGCCATATCCTTTGAATGGGCATATGCACCTTCCTGCATTTTAAAAGTACGTACACCTATCAGAGGATGCCGAAGTGTTAAAATACGGGTAATATTTAAAAGAAGCATAAATAATCTTTCATCCTGCCATTTTCTCTCGTATTTAATTACAACACTACGGACAGTATCATCATAAATCACCTTTACTTTTTCAACCATGTCAGTATCAGATTGGTCTTCTTCTTCCGTTCCCAACAGTTTGTCAAGTAATTCTAATGCTTTTTTTGCTTCGGCTTGACTTACATTAACCTGTGCAAAAATATTGATACTAACTAATAATAAAATTATCAATAGTGCAGGATATATTAATGGGGCTTTTTTCATAACATTTTATACAGTTAAACTCTTAATTCTTTATTCCAAAAACTACCGGATGTCACCCAATTTGATTGCAGATATAAAAAAATGAGAAAAAAGCTTTGTGTACACTGTGTACACCGTCCTTTTTTGTTATTTAAAACGGTGAGATATTTTTATTGGTATGAAATATTGGATTAAAAAGGAAAATTCTGTATTTTTACATAGATAGAAATACGTAAGTGTAAAATCAGGCTATCTGTAACCAAAGAGAGCAGAAGTAATCAATTCCCATTTTAAGAAGATAAGAAATTAAAAGTTAAGAGATTGTATTTTATTTGTAGGTTTTTCATAATAAATACTTATCATTGTTGGTGCAAGTATTTTTAGTTTTCTTTAATCATAGTTAAAAAAGTCAAAACAAAACCAATTAGTTCATACAGAACAGTCAAAACAAAGTCAGTTAGTTCAAACTCGTTTTTCTTACTATCTTGTACCAAGTTCCAATGCAATTTTCAATATTATCCTTCAAATTCTCAAAACAAGGATTTGAAGTTTTATGATGTTGAAGATTTGTCTGCCGAGTTCGGGCATGAAAAATCTTTGCGAACTCATAATGTCAGCCAGATAATGCAAAGAAATCCAATTGTTCTTCTCATGGAATCATGTTTTATTTTTATCGTGTGATTTCTGAATAATATAGAAAAAGCTACAATGAATGATATTTATTATCACCATTGTAGTTATTAATCCAGTTGTTGCCAATTCCCCAAAATCATCGTACGATGGTAACAATAATAGAATGGTCATTGGGCAAAAAAGTATTCCGAAAAGTATTGTGGCTCCTATTGTGCTAGTTAAATGACCTTTACTTTTAAGATAAGCAAATGCATAACTCCACCCGGATGTATTAATGGTTAACACAATACTATACCTAATCCAAGGCATTTCTTCCAATATAATATCACTATAACTATAGAAATAGGTTGTTCCTGTCAGAATTGCTACTAAAGCAGGTGCTAAATAAAGTTTGAATATTTTCATTTCAATAGTCCAGTCGAGATTGCCTCTTGTTTCCAGTTTCATCAGAGTCTCCCGCCACTACAAACTTCCTATCTGCCTGTTTTCGAAAAGTCAACACATTGCAGTCAGATATACCCAAAACTTAATTAGGGGACTCTGATGCACACGAAATCAAATACTATTTAATGTCCTTTCTATTCCAGATTGACAGCGCTGAAAAGTTAGGTTTTACTGCACATATTTTAGAAGTTCATTTAATTCCTTATACGAAATGTCCTCTTTCTGGGATTTATCGTAGATAGTTAGCAGAAAAATCTTTTGTACTACCACTTTTACGTAAGTAATTATACGTGCACCGCCACTTTTACCCTTACCTTTTGCGGTAATTGCCATACGTAATTTATAACAATCTTTTCCTAATGATTTTCCTTGCTTGGGGTCTTCTTGCAGCGATGTGAATAGTTTAACTAAATCAGTTTTAAGTGTCTTGAATTTTTTCAGCAAAGGTTTTGCAGCCCTATCAAAAGTAGGGGTAACGATAAGATTATAACTCATAGAGAAACTCTTTGGCTGTTTTGGCTTTCATTTTACCTTGTTCTATGAGTTGTACCTCGCGAAGTCCTTCTTTTATACTCTCCCATATTTTCCGTTTTCCCGGTGTGAGTTTTTCCTCTATATCCAACAACTTATTTCTTTTTTCATCCACTTCTATGAAAGAGAAATTTTTAACCACCTTCATAAAGAAAGAAAATTCACGCTCGGGTATTTTTAAAACAAGATGCTTCATAAATTTAATTTGTAAATGGTTATGCAAAAATAGTTAAAATTATCAACATAAGAATAATCAACATAAGAATAATCAACATTTTGGTCTATTTCTAAAATATTTACCCTGTGAAATTTCGGGGCAAAGCTTGTTCTATAAATTTACTTGTCCTTATACAGCAGCCCGGCAATTAAAGCTCCACCAATACATTCCAGCATAAAATCCACTCCCATTCCAAAAGGGATCATGCGGCCAAGATTATAAAATGAATACATAGCAGAAGCGACTGATAATCCCATCAGACCTACCAAAAATCCGACAATTAAGGCTGTTTTCGGACCTGCCCCTAAATGTTTTCTGCTCAAAACATACAAGAAAGCTAAAGGTATTCCCAGCAGGATAGTTATTGGGAACATCAGAATACTTCCTATCCCCGGCCGGGGCTCAGAAAGTACGGAGCCAACTGACTGAAAATGAACATAATACTCTTCCAACAGAACAGCATGAATAACAAAGCCAATGACTAACATTACGATACCGCCAGCTATACCACCTAATATAACCCGGCCGATGTTGATCTTGTTTTCCATAATAGTAAATTTTAAATGTTAAAAATAAGGGGTTCAACCCCGTGAAACATACCCCACTGTATTCGGGGAATTCCGGCTTTGGCCAGAATTTCACCGGGCAAACGTACATAAAATTTTTTGATAGGCAAAAATACAGGTTAGGCAGTGCGCAGAAATAACTTGGCATTCTGGCTTGTTCTTTTATCCTTTTTCTTCGTTACAAAATCCTTGAATAGCTGTGCTATTCAAGGATTTTGTGCCTTGAAAAAGAACAAAATTACTACGCCATCTCTACCAACTTATTTCTGCGCACTGCCTTAATCAAATAATTTTCAATTTAAAACTTAATAATATAGGCCAGTTGAAATATTTGACAGCCTTTGGAAATTTATCTGCAAGTTCTTTTGTACACACATATTCTTTCATATCTTCAATCAGCAACCCTGCTTTATTGATGTTTACTACAAAGTCTGCTATTTGATTGGGGTACCCCTTTGGCCTTATTTCATCACCCGATAGCGGATCGGTAAAATTTGCCTGGTTGCCTTTTAACATCATTGCAGGATGCATGGCAGAAACATAAATAGCACCTGATCTTTTGCAAATTCTTTTTATTTCTTTAAAAAACAGTCCTAAATCAGCGATATGCTCTAACACCAAAGTGCTGATAACTTTATCAAAGGAACCTGTTTTGAAGGGAAATGGTTTTGATAGATCGTGTACTATATATTCAATATTGTTATTACTTTTTTCTTTCGCTATTTTTAACATTTCTTCTGAAAAGTCAACACCCGTTACTTCTGCTCCTGATCTTGAAAGCCATATTGTAAACCTTCCTGTACCGCAGCCAAGGTCAACTACTTTTTCTCCTTTTACAATGGGGTCAATATTTTCTACAAATTTCAGCTCATCCAATGCCATTAACGGGTTTTCATTGGATTCATAAATGGCCGCCCATCTGTTGTAACCTTCTGCTGTTGGTACTTCTTTGATTTTTTTGATTTCTAAAAGAATTTTATTGACAATAAATTCTGTTTTATTAATTTTTATCTTGTCTTTTTAGTTCCTCAAGATAATTAAGGTCTTCTTTATCCCTTGCTTTGGTTCTACCCTTTGCAGCAGCTTTTTTAAGCAATATCAAATCATCTAAGGAAACTACATTTACCTGTATATCATCAATATTTGCAATCTTTCTCCTATCATAAGCATATTTAAAATCTACTGTGTCTAACTTTTTTAGAATTTCTATACGGAATGGCAAATCTCCTATTCTTATCATTTTGGATACCAAAAACATTTCCTTACGAATCTGTTCTTTTGGAATACCGAACTCCGTGCATGATGCTATCATTTTTTTGGCATTATTATCGGTAGCATTAATAAATATATCGAGATCATTAGTAAAACGCAGATATCCATAAGCACCTACTGCATAACCACCTATTAAAAGATATTCCACCTGGTATTTATTGAGACATGTTATGAAATCTCTGAAATCCTTAGGAAGTTCTCTATTCTGCATAATAAATTATTCTTTTAATACGATGTTTGTCAACATCATAGCCAGCTATAATATAGCCCATCTTTATTAACTGGTAATATAATTTCATGCGTTCTTCTATGGTAAGTGTTAGTGCATAGGACGCTTGCTGTTTGAAGTTTTCCTCTTTGGTTGCATAGGATATTTTACGTGTTATTAATGGTTTCATAATATATAACATTCCAGTTTCATCAGAGTCTCCCGCCACTACAAACTTCCTATCTGCCTGTTTTCGAAAAGTCAACACATTGCAGTCAGATATACCCAAAACTTAATTAGGGGACTCTGATGCACACGAAATCAAATACTATTTAATGTCCTTTCTATTCCAGATCCATCAGAGTCCCCTTTTTAAGATCGTGGTATATTTGAATTTAGGAATTGCGGGAGACTCTGATGGGACTTGATTAATTTGAGTATCCATTTCCTATTATTTCCCAATTATTCAAATATTTTTCGGTGAAATTATCCCAAGCCCTTTTTGAATTTAAAGCCCATAGCCCTTTTTTACTTGCTTTATCTAATTGATTTTTAATTTCATCACTCTCTTTTATTTCGTGCATT
This region includes:
- the secA gene encoding preprotein translocase subunit SecA, which produces MIEIIIKVLSKVFGSKSEKDIKKLIPIIELIKDEFSKLQEISNDELRAKTTEVKAFIDERLKATDEQIAGLNQKIEDDPEMVIYEKEEIFNQVDKLEEGRNEQLEDVLMEALPKAFAIVKETARRFKENEQLEVTATFHDKKIAGEKSHVEIKGEKAVWYNKWDVRGNETTWDMVHYDVQLVGGIVLHQGKVAEMATGEGKTLVATLPSFLNALAKRGVHIVTVNNYLATRDAEWMGPIIEFHGLTVDCIDKYEPNSEERKNAYNADVTYGTNNEFGFDYLRDNMARNPDDLVQRKLHYTMVDEVDSVLIDDARTPLIISGPVPKGDEHEFYELRPRIARLFEAQKKVVGSFLNEAKNKLSEKGDKEGGHALFRAFRGLPKYKPLIKYLSEPNIKAKLLKTENFYLQDNQKMMPEADAPLYFTIDEKNNTIDLTEKGIDLITGEGEDQHFFILPDIGSEIAVIENDKAISDEDKLQKKEDLLKNYAAKSQRIHAVNQLLKAYTLFEKDVDYILVDGKVKIVDEQTGRVLEGRRYSDGLHQAIEAKENVKVEDATQTYATVTLQNYFRMYHKLCGMTGTAETEAGELWEIYKLDVVVIPTNEPCIRDDRQDFVYKTMREKYNAVADEIAALSKEGRPSLLGTTSVENSELLSRMLKLRNIKHQVLNAKFHQKEAEVVANAGVSGTVTIATNMAGRGTDIKLAPESRDAGGLAIIGTERHESRRVDRQLRGRSARQGDAGTSQFFVSLEDNLMRLFGSDRIARIMDRLGIEEGEVIQHSMISKSIERAQKKVEQNNFGVRKRLLEYDNVMNSQREVVYKRRKNALFGDRLEVDILNMLYDACEDIVLNNQAPGNIENFKLNVIKTLALNTEIGEEEFEKLKADDLTQKLYDEAYIFYNRKKQAIAEKSFPVIKNIHKTRGATIENVVVPFTDGIKQIAVVANLKKSVETKCVELVTSMEKFISLAIIDQAWTEHLRAMDDLKQSVQSAVYEQKDPLLIYKFEAFELFKQMIGKVNEETISFLFRADIPVQEPEQVQEAKRPASMQNLKENKEDSQSLLTNGQPEMATNRQAAEATMPAKSEKIVGRNQKVTVQYADGTVKKDIKFKKIEDDIRSNKCVLVEE
- a CDS encoding Fic family protein, whose product is MKVYIYQKDSWPNFNWNNEKLLPLLGKVRNLQGKLVGKMESLGFELRSEAVLETLTLDVLKTTEIEGKILNPEQVRSSIARRLGMDVSGLIPSDRDVDGAVDMMLDATQNFDKPLTRERLFDWHFALFPTERSGMYKIIVGNWRDDSTGPMQVVSGALGKEKVHYQAPDASEIENEINQFLIWFNDNDDQDLVIKAGIAHLWFITLHPFEDGNGRIARAITDMLLAKSDGISQRFYSMSAQIRRERKEYYNVLEKTQKGTVDITNWIEWFLNCLLNSLNSSNQTLRKVIFKHRFWNKNADKLQNNRQKLLLNKLLDGFDGKLTSSKWAKVAKCSTDTALRDIQDLMNKKILRKSEGGGRSTSYELIELNVKT
- a CDS encoding CAP domain-containing protein, whose product is MKKAPLIYPALLIILLLVSINIFAQVNVSQAEAKKALELLDKLLGTEEEDQSDTDMVEKVKVIYDDTVRSVVIKYERKWQDERLFMLLLNITRILTLRHPLIGVRTFKMQEGAYAHSKDMAEIDSMSHDNFNKRHKKYNFSGENVVWIFYTHHYDRVGVAAFEFYWSWLTSKGHRQNMLSRDYLFTGVGFCKRETIRYNIHGHVMWHYADVYGTQVFR
- a CDS encoding class I SAM-dependent methyltransferase, with translation MALDELKFVENIDPIVKGEKVVDLGCGTGRFTIWLSRSGAEVTGVDFSEEMLKIAKEKSNNNIEYIVHDLSKPFPFKTGSFDKVISTLVLEHIADLGLFFKEIKRICKRSGAIYVSAMHPAMMLKGNQANFTDPLSGDEIRPKGYPNQIADFVVNINKAGLLIEDMKEYVCTKELADKFPKAVKYFNWPILLSFKLKII